In the genome of Triticum urartu cultivar G1812 chromosome 5, Tu2.1, whole genome shotgun sequence, one region contains:
- the LOC125509216 gene encoding uncharacterized protein LOC125509216 gives MAEAAPGRTLLLVNLAAIMERADEALLPAVYREVGAALHATPMGLGALTLYRSFVQAACYPLAAYAAVRYNRAHVIAVGAFLWAAATFLVAVSGTFAQVAVARGLNGVGLALVNPAIQSLVADYTDHNTRGSAFGWLQLTGNIGSVIGGLFSIMLASTTIMGIAGWRIAFHIVALISVMVGALVYLFAVDPHFCNSESDEQLVRKSAWAEMKGLVAEAKAVVKIPSFQIIVAQGVTGSFPWSALSFAPMWLELMGFTHNKTGLLMAIFALASSLGGLFGGKMGDYLSVRYPDSGRIVLSQISSGSAVPLAALLLLALPDDSSTGVLHGLVMFIMGLSISWNGPATNSPIFAEIVPERSRASIYALDRSFESVLASFAPPVVGLLAEHAYGYNPISYGSGVSSVVSDRSNAAALAKALYMAIAIPMLLCCFIYSLLYRTYPRDRERARMHSLITSELQHIELERCHGVGDFYAGREDAIVIDIEYGEEELDADDDEKALMHHQVEHSGSLR, from the exons ATGGCGGAGGCGGCCCCGGGTCGGACGCTGCTGCTGGTGAACCTGGCGGCCATCATGGAGCGCGCGGACGAGGCGCTCCtgccggcggtgtaccgggaggTGGGCGCCGCGCTGCACGCCACGCCCATGGGGCTCGGCGCGCTCACCTTGTACCGCTCCTTCGTGCAGGCCGCGTGCTACCCGCTCGCCGCCTACGCCGCCGTGCGCTACAACCGCGCCCACGTCATCGCCGTGGGGGCCTTCCTCTGGGCCGCCGCCACCTTCCTCGTCGCCGTCTCCGGCACCTTCGCCCAG GTAGCAGTAGCTAGGGGATTGAATGGCGTTGGTCTAGCACTCGTCAATCCTGCTATCCAATCTCTAGTGGCAGACTATACTGATCATAATACGCGGGGTTCTGCGTTTGGATGGCTTCAACTTACAGGCAACATAGGTTCAGTGATTGGAGGCTTGTTCTCTATCATGCTAGCATCAACCACAATCATGGGTATCGCCGGCTGGCGTATAGCATTTCACATTGTTGCTCTCATCAGTGTGATGGTCGGGGCGTTGGTCTATCTGTTTGCAGTGGACCCTCATTTCTGCAACAGCGAGAGTGACGAGCAGCTCGTGCGGAAGTCGGCGTGGGCAGAGATGAAGGGTTTGGTTGCAGAAGCTAAGGCTGTTGTGAAGATACCATCGTTTCAGATCATCGTGGCTCAGGGTGTCACAGGGTCATTCCCATGGTCGGCATTGTCGTTTGCCCCAATGTGGTTGGAGCTGATGGGCTTTACACACAACAAAACAGGACTTCTCATGGCAATATTTGCATTGGCAAGCTCACTTGGAGGGCTCTTTGGTGGAAAGATGGGGGATTATCTCTCTGTTCGTTACCCGGATTCTGGCAGGATAGTGCTGTCTCAAATAAGCTCGGGTTCTGCAGTCCCGCTTGCAGCTTTGTTGCTGCTTGCACTACCTGATGACTCATCTACTGGTGTCTTGCATGGACTTGTTATGTTTATCATGGGGCTAAGCATCTCCTGGAATGGCCCTGCTACTAACAG CCCCATATTTGCAGAGATCGTTCCTGAGAGATCAAGGGCAAGTATCTACGCGCTGGACCGTTCCTTCGAGTCTGTCCTAGCCTCATTTGCTCCACCAGTTGTCGGCTTATTAGCCGAGCATGCATACGGCTACAACCCTATCTCatatgggtctggagtgagcagTGTTGTGAGCGACAGGTCAAATGCCGCAGCTCTAGCGAAAGCTCTTTACATGGCGATTGCCATCCCGATGCTGCTGTGCTGCTTCATCTACTCGCTGTTGTACCGGACATACCCACGCGACAGGGAGAGGGCAAGAATGCACTCTCTTATCACATCGGAGTTGCAGCATATCGAGCTGGAAAGGTGTCATGGAGTAGGAGATTTCTACGCGGGAAGGGAGGATGCCATTGTGATCGATATCGAGTATGGTGAGGAAGAGCTTGATGCTGATGACGATGAGAAAGCGTTGATGCATCACCAAGTTGAACACAGTGGTAGTCTCAGGTGA